Proteins found in one Primulina eburnea isolate SZY01 chromosome 16, ASM2296580v1, whole genome shotgun sequence genomic segment:
- the LOC140816704 gene encoding LOW QUALITY PROTEIN: signal peptide peptidase-like 1 (The sequence of the model RefSeq protein was modified relative to this genomic sequence to represent the inferred CDS: deleted 1 base in 1 codon): MEPLWKLVYLLELPSIILLITAVAVTYASASRALSYGKEMERNRDLSEASITLDSSQALMIPIVSSCSLLIMFYLFSSVSQILTVFTTVASASALYFCLSPYVAHIKSQFSLSDPHVSQCCSKPLTRIQSLLLFICIALVMAWIVSGHWILNNILGISLCIAFVSHVRLPNIKICATLLFCLFLYDIFWVFYSERIFGANVMVSVATQQASNPVHTVADSLSLPGLQLITKKLELPVKIVFPRNMLGSAAPGNNASEYMMLGLGDMAIPSMLLAMVLGFDHRKSRDSATSFDVQSSKGFKYFPHALTGYAIGLVAALAAGILTRSPQPALLYLVPSTLGPVIVRSWVKKDLAELWEGNSINVDEKAHLTVP; this comes from the exons ATGGAGCCACTCTGGAAACTTGTTTATTTGCTGGAACTGCCTTCAATCATTCTACTAATCACC GCCGTAGCAGTGACATATGCTTCTGCTTCTAGAGCTCTAAGTTATGGAAAGGAAATGGAGCGAAACCGTGACCTATCAGAAGCTTCCATTACTTTGGACAGCTCTCAGGCTCTGATGATCCCAATAGTGAGCTCTTGCAGCTTgcttattatgttttatttgtTTTCCTCAGTCTCTCAAATTCTTACCGTTTTTACCACAGTTGCGTCAGCATCAGCCCTATACTTTTGCTTGTCGCCATATGTTGCTCACATCAAGTCACAGTTCAGTTTGTCAGACCCACATGTATCTCAGTGCTGTTCCAAGCCACTTACCCGTATCCAAAGTCTTTTGTTGTTTATCTGCATTGCTTTAGTTATGGCATGGATTGTATCTGGGCACTGGATATTGAACAATATTTTGGGTATCTCTCTTTGCATTGCCTTTGTCAGCCATGTTCGACTTCCCAATATCAAGATATGTGCAACGCTTCTTTTTTGTCTGTTCTTGTATGATATATTCTGGGTCTTCtattctgagagaattttcggTGCTAACGTCATGGTATCGGTTGCAACTCAACAAGCGTCTAATCCGGTACATACAGTGGCTGATAGTTTGAGTCTTCCGGGGCTACAGTTGATTACGAAAAAACTAGAGTTGCCTGTCAAGATTGTGTTCCCCAGAAATATGTTAGGCAGTGCAGCACCTGGGAACAATGCTTCCGAATACATGATGCTTGGTCTTGGAGACATG GCTATTCCATCTATGCTTTTAGCTATGGTTCTCGGTTTTGATCATCGAAAAAGCAGGGATTCTGCCACTTCCTTCGATGTACAATCTTCAAAGGGTTTCAAGTACTTTCCACACGCGCTTACTGGGTATGCCATAGGACTGGTAGCCGCACTAGCAGCTGGCATTTTGACTCGCTCACCTCAACCAGCTCTTTTGTATCTG GTGCCTTCCACCCTGGGACCCGTAATCGTTCGCTCTTGGGTCAAGAAGGACCTGGCTGAGCTGTGGGAGGGAAATTCGATAAATGTAGATGAGAAAGCCCATCTAACAGTGCCCTGA